ATCGCCGGCGAGAAGCCCGGCAGGATCAGCGCCTGATCCTCGCGCCGCCCGGCCCGGCGGACGCGGGCCTTCAGGTCGCGGTAGAAGTCGCGGGCCGTGGCCTGCTCCAGATGGGCGGTGAACACCGCTTCGGCGTGGCGGGCGGCGAAGTCGCGGCCGGTCTCGGACGAGCCGGCCTGCACCAGCACCGGCCGCCCCTGCGGCGGGCGCGGCAGGTTCAGCGGCCCCTGCACGCTGTAATAGCGGCCACGATGGCCGATCGGATGGACCAGACGCATGTCGGCATACCGGCCGCCTTCCCGGTCGTCGAGCACGGCGCCGTCGCCCCAGCTATCCCAGAGCGCCTTGACCACGGCCAGGAACTCGTCGGCGCGGGCATAGCGCTCGGCATGGCTCACCTGCTGGTCGTCGCCATAATTCTTCGCCGCCGGCACGCTCCACGAGGTGACGATGTTCCAGGCCGCCCGTCCGTTCGAGATATGGTCGAGCGAGCCGAACTGCCGCGCCAGGTTGAAGGGCTCGGTATAGGTGGTGGAGCAGGTGCCGATCAGGCCGATGCGCTCGGTCGCCATGGCCATGGCGGTGAGCGTCGTCACCGGCTCCAGCCAGCTTCGCGCCGCCCGGCCGGCATCCTCGCCCAACTCCAGGCTGTCGGCCAGGAACAGGGAGTCGAACAGGCCCGCCTCGGCCCGCGCGGCCAGATCGGTGTAGTAGCGCACATCCGTCAGCGGCAGCGGCGAGGCATCCGGATGGCGCCAGCTCGCCTCGTGATGGCCGCGGGAGTGGATGAACAGGTTCAGGTGCAGTCGGCGCGGCATGCCGCCCCTCCCCTCAGTAGAACACCGGCGGCGGATTGCCGAGCATCACCTCGCCGACCGCGGCCCAGTGGGCGCTGCGCGACTGGATTTGCTGGCTGACCGTGTGCAGGTCGCGGAAGCGCCGCTCGAACGGCGCGCCGGGGAAAATGGCGCTGACGCCCGCGGCGTGATGCACCCAGTTGCCGACCTCGATCGCCGACTGGATGGCATTGGTGCAGGCCAGCCGCACCCGCGCCCGGTCGTCCACATCGATCGGCGCCCACTCGTCCGCCCGCCCGTAGATCTCGGCCAGCACGGCCAGCAGATAGGCCTCGCCGGCGCCCAGCTTGGCCTCGGCCTTGGCATAGTCGGCCTGCACCAGCGGATCGTCGGCCATGCGCGGCCGGCCGCGCGGCGCCTTCTGGCGCGCCAAGGCCGCAAACGCCGCCAGCATGGCCCGGGCGATGCCGCTGGCCACCCCGGCGACGCCGACGGCATAGAGGCCGTGCTGGGTGAAGGCGTAGAGCGGCCCCGGCTCGCGCCGCTTTTCCGGGTATTCGCGGGTGGAGGTGAAGGCCTCCGGCACGAACACCTCGTCCACGGTGTAGGACTCGCTGGCGGTGCCGCGCAGGCCCACCGGGTTCCAGTTGTCAAGCCGGTTCGCCTCCGCCACCGGAAACAGCCAGGAGAGGATTTGCGG
The DNA window shown above is from Alphaproteobacteria bacterium and carries:
- a CDS encoding LLM class flavin-dependent oxidoreductase yields the protein MPRRLHLNLFIHSRGHHEASWRHPDASPLPLTDVRYYTDLAARAEAGLFDSLFLADSLELGEDAGRAARSWLEPVTTLTAMAMATERIGLIGTCSTTYTEPFNLARQFGSLDHISNGRAAWNIVTSWSVPAAKNYGDDQQVSHAERYARADEFLAVVKALWDSWGDGAVLDDREGGRYADMRLVHPIGHRGRYYSVQGPLNLPRPPQGRPVLVQAGSSETGRDFAARHAEAVFTAHLEQATARDFYRDLKARVRRAGRREDQALILPGFSPAIASTEADAIRYRDELNALTDVEVGRKRLSGRFGGHDFSHLPLDTPLSPDDFPDPSTVEAARSRTEVILGLVRRERPTLRALLATLAGARGHYIFAGTPEQVADFMEAWLAEGCADGFNLMPPVLPAMLDVFTAEVVPILQKRGLFRTEYAGATLRDHYGLERPAA
- a CDS encoding acyl-CoA dehydrogenase family protein — encoded protein: MNQAAALDRTALADPDPVARARALGPALEAASDTIETTQRWPQDLLEQLHAAKLMRLFLPASCGGEQCDPCTYFHAVQEVARHEGSVGWNMFVANSAALLMAWLPLESARTIYADDPNALIAWGAVNGQGARAVEGGYVVNGRWDFASGSRQATWMGAHGPVTEPDGSLRLNERGSPQILSWLFPVAEANRLDNWNPVGLRGTASESYTVDEVFVPEAFTSTREYPEKRREPGPLYAFTQHGLYAVGVAGVASGIARAMLAAFAALARQKAPRGRPRMADDPLVQADYAKAEAKLGAGEAYLLAVLAEIYGRADEWAPIDVDDRARVRLACTNAIQSAIEVGNWVHHAAGVSAIFPGAPFERRFRDLHTVSQQIQSRSAHWAAVGEVMLGNPPPVFY